The following are encoded together in the Microterricola viridarii genome:
- a CDS encoding NAD kinase gives MTPVQRPILVVAHTGRRDALEAAVAACAQLRAAGATPVIPADQRDDLKDFFPDHGGSLLTLGVEVQAAELELVVVLGGDGTILRAAELVRSASTPLLGVNLGHVGFLAESERDSLSEAISRGLDRDYHVEERMTLAVRVKQGEDVVYETWALNEATVEKASGERMLEVVIEVDGRPLSSFGCDGVVMSTPTGSTAYAFSGGGPIVWPTLDAMLLVPLSAHALFARPLVVGPDSSLAVEVLARTSASGVLWCDGRRTRDLPPGARVVVRRSPVPVRLARLHEAPFTDRLVNKFQLPVTGWRGPVGRD, from the coding sequence ATGACGCCAGTGCAGCGCCCCATCCTCGTCGTCGCGCACACCGGTCGGCGTGACGCACTCGAGGCAGCCGTAGCGGCCTGCGCGCAGCTGCGTGCCGCCGGGGCAACCCCCGTCATCCCCGCCGACCAGCGCGACGACCTGAAAGACTTCTTCCCCGACCACGGTGGCTCGCTGTTGACACTCGGCGTCGAGGTGCAGGCCGCTGAGCTGGAACTCGTCGTCGTCCTCGGCGGCGACGGCACGATTCTGCGTGCCGCCGAGTTGGTGCGCAGCGCGTCCACGCCGTTGCTCGGAGTCAACCTCGGACACGTCGGATTCCTGGCCGAGAGCGAGCGCGACAGCCTGAGCGAGGCGATCAGCCGCGGGCTCGACCGGGACTACCACGTCGAGGAGCGCATGACGCTCGCCGTGCGGGTCAAGCAGGGTGAAGACGTGGTCTACGAGACGTGGGCTCTGAACGAGGCCACCGTCGAGAAGGCGAGCGGGGAGCGGATGCTCGAAGTCGTCATCGAGGTCGACGGCCGGCCGCTCTCCAGCTTCGGCTGTGACGGCGTGGTCATGTCGACGCCCACCGGTTCCACCGCCTATGCCTTCTCCGGTGGCGGCCCGATCGTCTGGCCCACGCTGGACGCCATGCTGCTCGTGCCGCTGAGCGCCCACGCCCTCTTCGCCCGGCCCCTCGTTGTCGGCCCAGACTCCTCGCTCGCCGTCGAGGTGCTCGCTCGCACCTCCGCCTCCGGAGTGCTCTGGTGCGACGGCCGACGTACCCGCGACCTGCCGCCCGGCGCGCGCGTCGTGGTGCGCCGCAGCCCGGTTCCCGTGCGACTGGCCCGCCTGCACGAGGCGCCGTTCACCGATCGGCTCGTGAACAAGTTCCAACTCCCGGTCACCGGCTGGAGAGGGCCCGTCGGACGTGATTGA
- a CDS encoding TlyA family RNA methyltransferase codes for MTDHTEGVRLDAALAERGLARSRTHAATLVADGLVTVNGKPVIKAATKVFPSQKIEVAGADHYVSRAAHKLIAALDTFPVHVSGATVLDAGASTGGFSQVLLERGAARVLAVDVGHGQLAPQLAHEDRLSLVEGFNVRYMTAASLAAASGWPEQPSVVVGDLSFISLTTVLPALVETAVDGANFVLLVKPQFEVGRTGIREGVVKNPGLRADAVNAVLWAAHDLGLRTAGLVASPIAGGSGNHEYLVWLSATTGSDPSEWIDRVTATTGA; via the coding sequence ATGACCGATCACACAGAGGGTGTGCGTCTCGACGCCGCACTCGCCGAGCGCGGCCTGGCCCGCTCCCGCACCCACGCTGCGACCCTGGTCGCCGATGGTCTCGTCACCGTCAACGGCAAGCCGGTCATCAAGGCGGCCACGAAGGTGTTCCCGTCGCAGAAGATCGAGGTCGCGGGCGCCGACCACTACGTCAGCCGCGCCGCGCACAAGCTCATCGCCGCCCTCGACACCTTTCCGGTGCACGTTTCCGGCGCCACGGTGCTCGACGCCGGCGCGTCGACCGGTGGCTTCAGCCAGGTGCTGCTCGAGCGCGGTGCGGCACGGGTTCTGGCAGTCGACGTCGGGCACGGCCAGTTGGCCCCCCAGCTCGCACACGAGGACCGCCTGTCCTTGGTCGAGGGTTTCAACGTGCGCTACATGACGGCCGCGTCGCTGGCGGCCGCCAGCGGCTGGCCGGAGCAGCCGAGCGTCGTCGTCGGAGACCTCTCCTTCATCTCCCTCACGACTGTGTTGCCTGCACTCGTCGAGACCGCCGTTGACGGCGCGAACTTCGTGCTGCTGGTCAAACCGCAGTTCGAGGTGGGGCGCACCGGCATCCGCGAGGGCGTCGTCAAGAACCCCGGACTGCGTGCGGATGCCGTCAACGCAGTGCTCTGGGCGGCCCACGACCTCGGGCTCCGCACGGCCGGCCTCGTGGCCTCGCCGATCGCAGGCGGATCCGGGAATCACGAGTATCTGGTCTGGTTGAGCGCCACAACGGGCTCCGATCCGTCAGAATGGATCGATCGAGTCACAGCCACGACGGGAGCATGA
- a CDS encoding HAD-IIA family hydrolase → MALFRRRSSQVAAATPLDGVDVLLADLDGVVYAGPKAIPHAVESLNRAAEALRVGYITNNASRSDASVAEHLSELGLSVQADDVVTSPQAAMRLLTGLIEPGALVLVVGGDGLVVEVEKAGFRVTRSADDLPAAVVQGFAPDVGWAQLAEAAFALAPTGPGADIPWVATNTDWTIPVARGIAPGNGTLVSAVHTAVGRLPLVAGKPEVPIFEVARERFSASNALFIGDRLDTDILGANRAGMTSLLVLTGIDKAKQALAAGADMRPRFILSDLRQLHEPYPETMLSADGTQATVNAASVRLRGNDVQIVKAGDGGIDLLRAACAVIWGSGRAIYGLNVPEELYADGAGVALSAAGSNVAV, encoded by the coding sequence ATGGCGCTGTTCCGACGGAGAAGTAGCCAGGTGGCTGCCGCAACCCCTCTGGACGGCGTCGACGTGCTGCTCGCCGACCTGGACGGCGTCGTGTACGCCGGTCCGAAGGCGATCCCGCACGCCGTGGAGAGCCTGAATCGCGCCGCCGAGGCGTTGCGCGTCGGCTACATCACGAACAACGCCTCCCGTTCGGACGCCTCCGTCGCCGAGCATCTCAGCGAACTCGGCCTCAGCGTGCAGGCGGACGACGTCGTGACCTCGCCACAGGCCGCGATGCGGCTGCTCACCGGCCTCATCGAGCCGGGCGCCCTGGTGCTCGTCGTCGGTGGCGACGGGCTCGTCGTCGAGGTCGAGAAGGCCGGATTCCGGGTGACCCGCTCGGCCGATGACCTGCCGGCCGCCGTCGTGCAGGGTTTCGCGCCCGACGTCGGCTGGGCGCAGCTGGCCGAAGCCGCATTCGCCCTGGCGCCCACCGGCCCCGGCGCCGACATCCCCTGGGTGGCGACCAATACCGACTGGACGATCCCGGTTGCCCGGGGTATCGCGCCTGGCAACGGCACGCTCGTCTCGGCCGTGCACACCGCCGTCGGGCGGCTGCCGCTCGTCGCAGGCAAGCCGGAGGTCCCGATCTTCGAGGTCGCCAGGGAGCGCTTCTCTGCCAGCAATGCGCTGTTCATCGGTGACCGGCTCGACACCGACATCCTGGGTGCCAACCGCGCCGGGATGACCTCCCTTCTCGTGCTCACCGGCATCGACAAGGCCAAGCAGGCCCTGGCGGCCGGGGCCGACATGCGTCCACGCTTCATCTTGAGCGACCTGCGGCAGCTCCACGAGCCTTACCCGGAGACGATGCTCTCTGCCGACGGCACTCAGGCGACGGTCAACGCGGCCAGCGTGCGCCTGCGCGGCAACGACGTGCAGATCGTCAAGGCCGGCGACGGTGGCATCGACCTGTTGCGCGCCGCCTGCGCCGTGATCTGGGGCTCTGGCCGCGCGATATATGGCCTGAACGTCCCGGAGGAGCTCTACGCCGACGGCGCGGGCGTAGCCCTGTCAGCGGCTGGCAGTAACGTGGCAGTGTGA
- a CDS encoding primosomal protein, whose translation MSDSSSQGQGPEREKRPSRDSRGNETRNNSSARAPQRDAGQQKPWEKRDSADRRPARDGERKPWENRSSGSSTGGDRRPPRDGERKPWENRDSSSRPARDGERKPWENRSSGSSTGGDRRPPRDGERKPWENRDSSDRRPPRDGERKPWENRDSSSSRPARDGERKPWENRSSGSSTGGDRRPPRDGERKPWENRDSSSSRPARDGERKPWENRSSGSSTGGDRRPPRDGERKPWENRDSSDRRPPRDGERKPWENRDSSDRRPPRDGDRRPWENRDSSDRRPPRDGDRRPPRAGGEQKLWTRDGAPARNDREAERQARYDEEMTDEQRRQHELRMVRPRHDDPDLPDDVTANDLDRGARNELKTLTKDNAEWVAKHLAMAARLIDEDPELAHKHVLSAARRAGRIAIVRETLAVTAYATGDFALALRELRTYRRISGKNDQIALMVDSERGVGRPDRALELGRSIDRSTLPDSVQVELAIAMSGARLDLEQPELALVELEVSQLDPNTAFSYSPPLFAAYAEVLEELGRDADAAEWRARANRAAGALAAAYGEDGNETISVYEEELDYIDFADDEGDDGIFVDDEPAAAAPAEDEDEAVADAPVLSETIDTASIKNVSAEDEVAELLGEDTEAESVAADEAAVAAAPQADEPVAAPKAKKAVKEPKAEKAEKAEKAEKVEKAPKAPKAEKAEKAEKADKAVKAPKAVKTVKVEKADKAEKAEKAVKAPKADTAEKPKKAKAVKAPKADEGDDGAVPTEK comes from the coding sequence GTGAGCGATTCTTCATCCCAGGGTCAGGGACCCGAGCGCGAGAAGCGTCCATCGCGGGACAGCCGAGGCAACGAGACACGAAACAACAGCTCCGCACGTGCTCCGCAGCGCGACGCAGGGCAGCAGAAGCCGTGGGAGAAGCGCGACAGCGCTGACCGGCGCCCGGCCCGCGACGGTGAACGGAAGCCGTGGGAGAACCGCAGCTCCGGCTCGTCGACCGGTGGCGACCGCCGCCCGCCGCGTGACGGTGAGCGCAAGCCGTGGGAGAACCGCGACAGCAGCAGCCGTCCCGCCCGCGATGGTGAGCGGAAGCCGTGGGAGAACCGCAGCTCCGGCTCGTCGACCGGTGGCGACCGCCGCCCGCCGCGTGACGGTGAGCGCAAGCCGTGGGAGAACCGCGACAGCTCCGACCGCCGCCCGCCGCGTGATGGTGAGCGCAAGCCGTGGGAGAACCGCGACAGCAGCAGCAGCCGTCCCGCCCGCGATGGTGAGCGGAAGCCGTGGGAGAACCGCAGCTCCGGCTCGTCGACCGGTGGCGACCGCCGCCCGCCGCGTGACGGTGAGCGCAAGCCGTGGGAGAACCGCGACAGCAGCAGCAGCCGTCCCGCCCGCGATGGTGAGCGGAAGCCGTGGGAGAACCGCAGCTCCGGCTCGTCGACCGGTGGCGACCGCCGCCCGCCGCGTGACGGTGAGCGGAAGCCGTGGGAGAACCGCGACAGCTCCGACCGCCGCCCGCCGCGTGACGGTGAGCGCAAGCCCTGGGAGAACCGCGACAGCTCCGACCGCCGCCCGCCGCGCGATGGAGACCGCCGGCCCTGGGAGAACCGCGACAGCTCCGACCGCCGCCCGCCGCGCGATGGAGACCGCCGGCCCCCGCGCGCCGGTGGCGAGCAGAAGCTCTGGACCCGCGATGGCGCCCCCGCGCGCAACGACCGTGAGGCAGAGCGTCAGGCCCGCTACGACGAGGAGATGACCGACGAGCAGCGCCGCCAGCACGAGCTGCGCATGGTGCGCCCTCGTCACGACGACCCCGATCTGCCCGACGACGTCACCGCGAACGACCTGGACCGCGGAGCCCGCAACGAGCTCAAGACGCTCACCAAGGACAACGCCGAGTGGGTGGCCAAGCACCTCGCGATGGCGGCACGCCTCATCGACGAAGACCCCGAGCTTGCCCACAAGCACGTGTTGTCGGCCGCACGCCGTGCCGGCCGCATCGCCATCGTGCGCGAGACGCTCGCCGTCACCGCTTACGCGACCGGCGACTTCGCACTGGCTCTGCGCGAGCTGCGCACCTACCGTCGCATCTCGGGTAAGAACGACCAGATCGCGTTGATGGTCGACAGCGAGCGTGGCGTTGGTCGCCCCGACCGGGCCCTCGAGCTCGGCCGCAGCATCGACCGCAGCACCCTGCCCGACTCGGTGCAGGTGGAGCTCGCGATCGCCATGTCCGGTGCGCGCCTCGACCTCGAGCAGCCCGAGCTGGCGCTCGTCGAGCTGGAGGTTTCGCAGCTTGACCCGAACACGGCTTTCAGCTACAGCCCGCCGCTGTTCGCCGCCTACGCCGAGGTTCTCGAAGAGCTCGGCCGCGACGCGGATGCCGCCGAATGGCGTGCCCGCGCTAACCGCGCCGCCGGAGCACTTGCCGCGGCATACGGCGAGGACGGCAACGAGACCATCTCCGTCTACGAGGAGGAGCTCGACTACATCGACTTCGCCGATGACGAGGGCGACGACGGCATCTTCGTCGACGACGAGCCGGCAGCTGCCGCGCCTGCCGAGGACGAGGACGAGGCCGTTGCTGACGCGCCCGTCCTGTCGGAGACCATCGACACCGCCTCGATCAAGAACGTCTCAGCCGAGGATGAGGTTGCCGAGCTGCTCGGCGAGGACACCGAAGCCGAGAGCGTTGCTGCCGACGAGGCAGCCGTCGCTGCGGCACCGCAGGCCGATGAGCCCGTCGCCGCACCGAAGGCGAAGAAGGCCGTGAAGGAGCCCAAGGCCGAGAAGGCTGAGAAGGCCGAGAAGGCCGAGAAGGTCGAGAAGGCGCCCAAGGCTCCGAAGGCCGAGAAGGCTGAGAAGGCCGAAAAGGCTGACAAAGCAGTGAAGGCGCCCAAAGCTGTCAAGACCGTCAAGGTCGAGAAGGCTGACAAGGCTGAGAAGGCTGAGAAGGCCGTGAAGGCTCCCAAGGCCGACACCGCAGAGAAGCCCAAGAAGGCGAAGGCAGTCAAGGCGCCGAAGGCCGACGAGGGCGACGATGGCGCTGTTCCGACGGAGAAGTAG
- a CDS encoding ABC1 kinase family protein, with protein sequence MAVNFWQLVAVGIATLLLMLVLGGVARRILGVRIGATRLVLAGILGLGAELGFESRFVWGQLEYSLALLPLQIGIVLFVAVAFLVLAEIVVPTGSVPRPDQWLPLLKARAERTRRYAEISQIAVREGLVPFRPNTAPTAAGRAERAHQARALRGALESAGGAFVKLGQLLSTRSDLLPPEYLAELAQLQQRVPPAKWVEVKALLEEELKAPLDTHFDSFDEIPLAAASIGQVHRAVLKTGEAVAVKVQRPGIIPLVDRDLDILIRLATQFERTTAWGKDLGVQALAESFARSLREELDFRVEVSNMAAMELTQAKHRESERVGIPRHFGELCTSRVIVMELIEGHTLSDPRTFREHSAAEREQQANRLLRSTLSQIIDDGVFHADLHPGNIVLQPTGEIVLLDFGSVGRLDSQMRGQIGEVLLAFYRGDAAAFTDALLGFVELPDDIDETALRRQIGVFVATRLGPGASLDVKVFTEMVRMLTDNRIAVPAELASAFRAVAGLEGTLRHVSPGFDMLTEASGFAAERIKRGFSPYAVYTNIREEALSLAPLLRRLPTRIDRITGALADGRLSVNIRLFADRRDRTLLRNLVNLLVVSFLAGAFGIMAAMLLISDGGPRVSETLTLFQVFGYLLVLLSGLLTLRVLFDVFRLQQRV encoded by the coding sequence ATGGCCGTCAATTTCTGGCAACTGGTGGCCGTCGGCATCGCCACGCTCCTGCTGATGCTTGTGCTCGGGGGAGTGGCCCGGCGCATCCTCGGCGTCAGAATCGGCGCGACCCGCCTCGTCCTGGCCGGAATCCTGGGGCTCGGCGCAGAGCTCGGGTTCGAATCCCGCTTCGTCTGGGGCCAGCTGGAATACTCGCTCGCACTGCTCCCGCTGCAGATCGGCATCGTGCTCTTCGTCGCGGTCGCCTTCCTCGTGCTCGCCGAGATTGTCGTGCCGACCGGCTCTGTCCCGCGACCGGACCAGTGGCTTCCCCTGCTCAAGGCGCGCGCAGAACGCACCCGCCGTTACGCCGAGATCTCCCAGATCGCGGTGCGCGAGGGCCTGGTGCCGTTCCGTCCGAACACGGCGCCGACCGCGGCCGGACGCGCGGAGCGCGCCCACCAGGCGCGCGCGCTCCGGGGTGCGCTGGAAAGCGCCGGCGGCGCGTTCGTGAAACTCGGGCAATTGCTCTCGACGCGTTCCGACCTGCTCCCTCCCGAATACCTGGCCGAGCTCGCACAGCTGCAGCAGCGTGTGCCGCCGGCGAAGTGGGTCGAGGTCAAGGCGCTGCTCGAGGAGGAGCTCAAGGCTCCGCTCGACACACATTTCGACTCATTCGATGAGATTCCGCTCGCCGCTGCCTCGATCGGGCAGGTGCACCGCGCGGTGTTGAAGACGGGGGAGGCCGTGGCGGTCAAGGTGCAGCGCCCCGGCATCATTCCGCTGGTCGATCGCGACCTCGACATTCTGATCCGGCTCGCCACCCAATTCGAGCGCACCACCGCGTGGGGCAAAGACCTCGGAGTGCAGGCTCTTGCAGAGAGTTTCGCCCGCAGCCTGCGCGAAGAGCTCGACTTCCGTGTGGAGGTCAGCAACATGGCCGCGATGGAGCTCACTCAGGCCAAGCACCGCGAGTCTGAGCGGGTCGGCATTCCGCGACACTTCGGCGAGCTGTGCACGAGCAGGGTCATCGTGATGGAACTCATCGAGGGGCATACCCTCAGCGACCCGCGCACCTTTCGCGAGCACTCGGCGGCCGAGCGGGAACAGCAGGCCAACCGCCTGCTGCGGTCAACCCTGTCGCAGATCATCGATGATGGTGTCTTCCACGCCGACCTGCACCCCGGCAACATCGTGCTGCAGCCCACCGGCGAGATCGTGCTGCTTGACTTCGGTTCGGTCGGACGCCTCGACTCGCAGATGCGCGGACAGATCGGTGAGGTGCTCCTGGCGTTCTATCGGGGCGACGCCGCTGCCTTCACGGATGCCTTGCTTGGCTTTGTCGAACTGCCGGACGACATTGATGAGACGGCATTGCGCCGCCAGATCGGGGTCTTCGTCGCAACGCGGCTCGGCCCCGGGGCGTCGCTGGACGTCAAGGTCTTCACCGAGATGGTGCGGATGCTCACCGACAACCGCATCGCTGTGCCGGCGGAACTCGCCTCAGCCTTCCGCGCTGTCGCCGGCCTCGAGGGCACGCTTCGTCATGTGAGCCCCGGCTTCGACATGCTGACGGAGGCGAGTGGATTTGCTGCGGAGCGCATCAAGCGAGGCTTCTCCCCGTATGCGGTGTACACGAACATCCGCGAGGAAGCCCTCTCGCTCGCCCCGCTGTTGCGCCGGCTTCCCACCCGAATCGACCGAATCACCGGGGCCCTGGCCGATGGCCGCCTCAGCGTCAACATTCGGCTGTTCGCCGATCGCCGGGACCGCACGCTTCTGCGCAACCTGGTCAACCTTCTCGTGGTGAGCTTCCTCGCCGGCGCCTTCGGCATCATGGCGGCGATGCTGTTGATCAGTGACGGAGGGCCGCGGGTCAGCGAGACCCTCACCCTGTTCCAGGTGTTCGGTTACCTCCTGGTCTTGCTGTCGGGTCTACTCACGCTGCGCGTGCTCTTCGACGTCTTCCGTCTGCAGCAGCGGGTTTAG
- the tyrS gene encoding tyrosine--tRNA ligase: MSSRVRRCLGRRPADTLEGVSDPVILKAQHNDPSFSDIWEEINWRGLVHVSTDAGELKELLAGEPITYYCGFDPTAPSLHLGNLVQLLLMRRLQLAGHRPLGLVGGSTGLIGDPRPTAERTLNTKDTVVEWVGYLQAQVSRFLSLEGENAMTLVNNLDWTAPLSAIDFLREIGKHYRVGTMLKKDAVAARLNSDAGISYTEFSYQILQGLDYLELYRQYECVLQTGGSDQWGNLTSGTDLIRRTEGASVQAIGTPLITNSDGTKFGKSEGNAIWLDSKLTSPYAFYQFWLNTDDADVIARLKIFTFLERAEIERLEAAVAAEPFRREAQRTLAFEVTSLVHGVDATEKAIAAAGALFGQGELTELDAETLEAALRELPNTTTAPDAGIAQLLVDTALCDSLSDARRAIKQGGVSVNNVKISDEAETISGHVLASGVAVLRRGKKTLAGIFVE; this comes from the coding sequence ACATCTGGGAGGAGATCAACTGGCGCGGCCTCGTGCACGTTTCCACCGATGCCGGCGAGCTCAAAGAGCTGCTCGCGGGGGAGCCGATCACTTATTACTGCGGTTTTGACCCGACAGCTCCGAGCCTGCACCTCGGCAACCTCGTGCAGCTGCTGCTCATGCGCCGCCTGCAGCTGGCCGGCCACCGCCCGCTCGGGCTCGTCGGCGGCTCAACCGGTCTGATCGGCGACCCGCGCCCGACGGCCGAGCGCACCCTGAATACCAAGGACACCGTGGTCGAGTGGGTCGGTTACCTGCAGGCGCAGGTGAGCCGCTTCCTCAGCCTCGAGGGCGAGAACGCGATGACCCTCGTCAACAACCTCGACTGGACGGCGCCGCTGTCGGCCATCGACTTCCTGCGCGAAATCGGCAAGCACTACCGCGTCGGCACCATGTTGAAGAAGGATGCCGTCGCGGCCCGGCTCAACTCCGATGCCGGCATCAGCTACACCGAGTTCAGCTACCAGATCCTGCAGGGCCTGGACTACCTCGAGCTGTACCGCCAGTACGAGTGCGTGCTGCAGACGGGCGGCAGCGACCAGTGGGGCAACCTCACCAGTGGCACCGACCTCATCCGCCGCACGGAGGGCGCCAGCGTTCAGGCCATCGGCACCCCGCTGATCACGAACAGCGACGGCACCAAGTTCGGCAAGAGCGAGGGCAACGCCATCTGGCTGGACTCGAAGCTGACCAGCCCGTACGCCTTCTACCAGTTCTGGTTGAACACCGACGACGCCGACGTGATCGCCCGCCTCAAGATCTTCACGTTCTTGGAGCGTGCCGAGATCGAGCGCCTCGAGGCCGCGGTCGCCGCGGAGCCGTTCCGGCGTGAGGCGCAGCGCACCCTGGCCTTCGAGGTGACAAGTCTCGTGCATGGTGTGGACGCCACAGAGAAGGCGATCGCCGCCGCCGGCGCTCTCTTCGGGCAGGGCGAGCTGACCGAGCTCGACGCCGAAACGCTCGAGGCCGCGCTGCGCGAGTTGCCGAACACCACGACGGCCCCGGATGCCGGCATCGCCCAGCTCCTGGTCGACACCGCGCTCTGCGACAGCCTGAGCGACGCCCGCCGGGCGATCAAGCAGGGTGGCGTCTCGGTGAACAACGTCAAGATCAGCGACGAGGCCGAGACCATCTCCGGCCACGTGCTCGCCTCTGGTGTGGCCGTGCTGCGCCGCGGCAAGAAGACGCTCGCGGGTATCTTCGTCGAGTAG